One Rosettibacter firmus genomic window carries:
- the mltG gene encoding endolytic transglycosylase MltG codes for MIKIIDDKIKSLFTRNEIYLIITFFVFVLSLLIFTFYAPNYYEQASPVIIDIPRGVTLNQVIDTLYEKKLIPSKTNMKIAAIIYGAEKKIRAGRYNIPNGLNYFELIEKLINPREVIQIAVTIPEGIWQNDLAKILNEKLGIDSTEVMELSKSKSFITSLGLNVDNLEGYLLPETYYFYSNSTAEDVLRRLKKEMDKIFEDSVIIKRMKELKMNKHQILTLASIIEAESNYVAEFKKISGVYHNRLKKEMLLQADPTVQYLIRNRKNKKVYYKDLNINSRYNTYKYAGLPPSPINNPGKDAIMAALYPEKHNYLYFVANGMGQHNFSSSPSEHVQNILRYRQWLRNQN; via the coding sequence TTGATAAAAATTATTGATGATAAAATAAAAAGTCTATTTACTCGTAATGAGATTTATTTAATTATCACTTTTTTTGTCTTTGTTCTCTCTCTTCTCATTTTTACATTTTATGCTCCTAATTATTATGAACAAGCATCACCAGTTATAATTGATATACCAAGGGGAGTAACTTTAAACCAGGTAATAGATACATTATATGAAAAGAAATTAATCCCGAGCAAAACAAATATGAAAATTGCAGCTATAATTTATGGAGCAGAAAAAAAAATAAGAGCAGGGCGATATAATATTCCAAATGGATTAAATTACTTTGAATTAATTGAAAAGTTGATTAATCCTCGAGAAGTAATTCAAATTGCTGTTACAATTCCAGAAGGAATATGGCAAAATGATCTGGCTAAAATACTTAATGAAAAGTTAGGTATTGATTCAACAGAAGTTATGGAGTTGAGTAAAAGTAAATCATTTATAACATCGCTGGGATTAAATGTTGACAATCTTGAAGGTTATCTTCTACCAGAAACATATTATTTTTATTCAAATAGTACTGCAGAAGATGTATTAAGAAGATTGAAAAAAGAAATGGATAAAATTTTTGAAGATTCAGTCATAATTAAAAGAATGAAAGAATTAAAGATGAATAAACATCAAATTCTTACACTTGCATCGATAATTGAAGCAGAGTCGAATTATGTAGCTGAATTTAAAAAAATCTCTGGTGTATATCATAATAGATTAAAGAAAGAAATGCTGTTGCAAGCAGATCCAACTGTTCAATATCTTATAAGAAATAGAAAGAATAAAAAAGTTTATTATAAAGACCTTAACATTAATTCAAGATATAATACTTATAAATACGCTGGATTACCTCCTTCGCCAATAAATAATCCTGGTAAAGATGCAATTATGGCAGCATTGTATCCAGAGAAACACAATTATCTCTATTTTGTAGCAAATGGAATGGGACAACACAATTTTTCGTCTTCTCCATCTGAACATGTTCAAAATATATTGCGATATCGACAATGGCTAAGAAATCAAAATTAG
- a CDS encoding Ig-like domain-containing protein, with translation MAKKSKLVIIILSIFLWNCANQIPPGGGPIDTTPPQIIEVFPSNGTTNFNKNFFEITFSEYVDKRTVRDAIFISPPLKHPLEYDWSGRTLRVYFQDTLKENTTYTVSIGAVIEDLNNRNKMIEPFSFAFSTGEKIDIGKISGKIYDKDPAGTLVFAYKKNDNTFNPAIQLPDYISQVGKNGKYNLVGLSNGEYYLLAVKDQLRDFLYQKNIDKYGVQFKKVVLIDDVNEINEVNFFLTIEDTIPPSISNVSMKDLNHLLIEFSEAIDSTKITVNNFYLIDSSINKKIIPEYFYKGDAKDNYFYLAFVDTLSLSNKTFLIAENIYDKNGIMKNEEVNFSIKNVRDTIAPRIIKIAGQYPGDKIDFDNPVLTIKFDDGIDIDSLRSAIKIYDAKQNIFPFEIGKIDDATFNVNIKSKLKQRSEYNLDINLSKLTDVCGNKVDSIYKYKFTTVSELDFSGVSGFVEYENEENEIIVVLEDSENSVNLYKQKVDDTKKFNFNKVLPGKYLLWSFVDKNKDGKYTFGKVNLFSYSEEFKFYPDTLNLRARWPVGDIVIK, from the coding sequence ATGGCTAAGAAATCAAAATTAGTAATAATTATTCTATCAATTTTTTTATGGAATTGTGCAAATCAAATTCCACCTGGTGGAGGTCCAATTGATACAACTCCACCTCAGATTATTGAAGTATTTCCTTCAAATGGTACAACCAACTTTAATAAAAATTTTTTTGAGATTACTTTTAGTGAATATGTGGATAAAAGAACAGTACGGGATGCAATTTTTATTTCGCCTCCTTTAAAACATCCATTAGAGTATGATTGGAGTGGAAGAACATTAAGAGTTTATTTCCAGGATACTTTGAAAGAAAATACAACGTACACAGTTTCAATTGGAGCTGTTATAGAAGATTTGAATAATCGTAATAAAATGATTGAACCTTTTTCATTTGCATTTTCAACTGGTGAGAAAATTGACATTGGTAAAATATCTGGTAAAATATATGATAAAGATCCAGCTGGCACATTAGTTTTTGCTTATAAAAAAAATGATAATACATTCAATCCAGCAATTCAACTACCTGATTATATTTCTCAAGTTGGAAAAAATGGTAAATATAATTTAGTAGGTTTAAGTAATGGAGAATATTACTTACTTGCTGTTAAAGATCAATTAAGAGATTTTTTGTATCAGAAGAATATTGATAAATATGGAGTTCAATTTAAAAAGGTTGTATTAATAGATGATGTAAATGAAATTAATGAAGTGAATTTTTTCTTAACTATTGAAGATACGATCCCACCTTCAATATCGAATGTTTCAATGAAAGATTTGAATCATTTACTGATTGAATTTAGTGAAGCTATCGATTCTACAAAAATTACAGTTAATAATTTTTATTTAATTGATTCGTCTATAAACAAAAAAATTATTCCAGAATATTTTTATAAAGGAGATGCAAAGGATAATTATTTTTATTTAGCATTTGTCGACACTTTGAGTTTGAGTAATAAAACATTTTTAATTGCAGAAAACATTTATGATAAAAATGGAATTATGAAGAACGAAGAAGTTAATTTTTCAATAAAGAATGTTCGAGATACTATTGCACCAAGGATTATTAAAATTGCAGGACAATATCCAGGTGATAAAATTGATTTCGATAATCCAGTATTAACTATAAAATTTGATGATGGAATAGATATAGATAGCTTAAGATCAGCTATTAAAATCTACGATGCAAAACAGAATATTTTCCCTTTTGAAATCGGGAAAATTGATGATGCTACTTTTAATGTTAATATAAAATCGAAATTAAAACAGAGAAGTGAATATAACCTTGATATTAATTTATCTAAATTGACTGATGTTTGCGGTAATAAAGTTGATTCCATTTATAAATATAAATTTACTACAGTTAGTGAACTCGATTTTTCTGGTGTTTCTGGTTTTGTAGAATATGAAAATGAAGAGAATGAAATTATTGTTGTTCTTGAAGATTCAGAAAACAGTGTGAATCTTTATAAACAAAAAGTGGACGATACAAAGAAATTTAACTTTAATAAAGTGTTACCAGGAAAATATTTATTATGGAGCTTTGTCGATAAGAATAAAGATGGGAAATATACTTTTGGAAAAGTAAATCTATTTAGCTACTCTGAAGAATTTAAATTCTATCCAGATACTTTAAATCTACGAGCTCGCTGGCCTGTGGGAGATATTGTGATTAAATGA
- a CDS encoding exo-beta-N-acetylmuramidase NamZ family protein — MKIIYTHLKLIIIILIYSSTLLSQSKKVLLGIDVLEKENYSILTGKNVGLIANHTSVNSKLISTYDLFKNAKNFKLVAVFSPEHGFKGISRSGELIDDYIDTTTGIKFYSLYGKTLKPTPEMLKGIDVLVYDIQDIGCRSYTYISTLGLAMEAAAENNIEFVVLDRPNPLGGLRIEGNIVEDNFISFVSKFKIPYVYGLTCGELALLLNEEKMLSNGLKCKLLVVKMEGWKRWMKFDDTGLIWIPTSANVPDSKTPFYLVATGILGELNEISIGISYTLPFQTLAAEWINADTLAKYMNALNLDGVIFRPISYKPLYGKWQNKILNGVQIHIYDFNKVKLIPIQFYFLETIAKLYPEKKIFNIVDTTRINMFDKVLGTDKIRLEFSRRYKVDDIISILNKDINNFKILSKKYHLYK; from the coding sequence ATGAAAATAATTTACACACACTTAAAACTCATTATAATTATTTTAATTTATTCTTCAACTTTATTATCACAAAGTAAAAAAGTTTTACTCGGTATTGATGTACTTGAAAAAGAGAATTATTCTATACTCACTGGTAAAAATGTGGGATTAATTGCAAATCATACAAGTGTAAATAGTAAATTAATATCAACTTACGATTTATTTAAAAACGCTAAGAACTTCAAACTTGTTGCTGTATTCAGTCCAGAACACGGATTTAAAGGAATATCAAGATCAGGAGAACTTATTGATGATTACATTGATACCACTACTGGAATAAAATTTTATTCACTATATGGAAAAACATTAAAACCTACTCCAGAAATGTTGAAAGGCATTGATGTTCTTGTGTATGACATTCAGGATATTGGTTGTCGTTCTTATACATATATTTCAACATTAGGATTGGCAATGGAAGCAGCAGCAGAAAATAATATTGAATTTGTAGTTCTCGATAGACCAAATCCTTTAGGTGGATTAAGAATTGAAGGTAATATTGTTGAAGATAATTTTATTTCGTTTGTCAGTAAATTCAAAATTCCATATGTATATGGTTTAACCTGTGGCGAATTAGCTTTATTACTTAATGAAGAAAAAATGTTATCAAATGGATTAAAGTGTAAACTTCTTGTAGTTAAAATGGAAGGATGGAAACGCTGGATGAAATTTGATGATACTGGTTTGATATGGATTCCAACTTCAGCTAATGTGCCTGATAGTAAAACACCTTTTTATCTTGTAGCTACAGGAATTTTAGGTGAACTTAATGAAATATCTATCGGAATAAGTTACACATTACCTTTTCAAACACTTGCTGCAGAATGGATTAATGCTGATACTCTTGCAAAATATATGAATGCATTAAATCTCGATGGAGTTATATTCAGACCAATTAGCTATAAACCATTGTATGGTAAATGGCAGAATAAAATTTTAAACGGTGTTCAAATACATATATATGATTTTAATAAAGTAAAGTTGATCCCCATACAATTTTATTTTCTTGAAACTATTGCAAAACTATATCCAGAGAAAAAAATATTTAATATTGTAGACACAACAAGAATAAATATGTTTGATAAAGTACTTGGTACAGACAAAATTAGACTTGAATTTTCCAGAAGATATAAAGTTGATGATATCATCAGCATTCTGAATAAAGACATTAACAACTTTAAAATCCTATCAAAGAAGTATCATCTCTACAAATAG
- a CDS encoding cyclodeaminase/cyclohydrolase family protein, producing the protein MNISKTISEYLTELSSSSPTPGGGNVAAFCGALSSSLGMMVCNLTIGKKKYADVEDELKSIKDKLESFQKSFIELAEKDNEAFNKVIEAMKLPKENEEQNEIRSKKIEEATIHAAEIPSEVLKNCYNMLPLLKTILDKGNKNSLSDAGVSIALLKAAAQSAYFNVLINCKSLSNQTIASEIQKGVQVIYDEIEKTSEILLSIVSNSIQL; encoded by the coding sequence ATGAATATTTCCAAAACAATTTCTGAATATCTAACTGAATTATCATCAAGTTCTCCTACACCTGGTGGTGGCAATGTAGCTGCATTTTGTGGTGCACTTTCTTCAAGCTTAGGAATGATGGTTTGCAATCTTACTATTGGCAAAAAGAAATATGCTGATGTCGAAGATGAACTCAAATCAATTAAAGATAAATTAGAAAGTTTTCAAAAATCTTTTATCGAATTAGCCGAAAAAGATAACGAAGCATTCAACAAAGTTATAGAAGCAATGAAACTTCCAAAAGAAAATGAAGAACAAAATGAAATTCGTTCTAAAAAAATTGAAGAAGCTACAATTCACGCTGCCGAAATTCCATCTGAAGTACTAAAAAATTGTTATAATATGTTACCTTTACTTAAGACTATTTTAGATAAAGGGAACAAAAATTCTTTATCAGATGCAGGTGTATCAATAGCACTATTAAAAGCAGCAGCACAATCAGCTTATTTTAATGTATTAATAAATTGCAAATCGCTAAGCAATCAAACTATTGCTTCCGAAATTCAAAAAGGTGTTCAGGTAATTTATGATGAAATTGAAAAAACATCTGAAATACTTTTAAGCATTGTTTCAAACTCAATACAGTTATAA
- the ftcD gene encoding glutamate formimidoyltransferase, producing the protein MKIIECVPNFSEGKNEKTFEEIRTAIAETPNVKLLNLEPDADYNRVVVTMVGNEEGILNGAINACKAAANNIDMRYHKGEHPRIGAIDVVPFVPVSNVTMEDCVKISEQFAEIISKELNVPVYLYEYSARKPERKSLSNIRQGEYEGLQEKLKDPEWMPDFGEPIFNPKLGAIVTGARFFLIAYNVNIKSNDIKFAKEISEVLRESGYPKRDQNGNIIKIDGKTVRVPGRLKEVKAMGVFLEKYNITQVSMNLTNYNVTPIHLAFEEVKKEANRLGVEVYGSEIVGLVPLQAILNAGKFYTNYKENNETKLVEAAIENLGLNSLNKFIPEEKIIEYMIK; encoded by the coding sequence ATGAAAATTATAGAATGTGTACCAAACTTCAGTGAAGGTAAAAACGAAAAAACATTTGAAGAAATCCGAACAGCAATTGCTGAAACTCCCAATGTAAAACTTTTAAATCTTGAACCTGATGCAGATTATAATCGAGTAGTTGTAACAATGGTCGGAAATGAAGAAGGAATTCTAAATGGAGCTATAAATGCCTGCAAAGCTGCAGCAAATAATATTGATATGCGATATCACAAAGGAGAGCATCCAAGAATTGGTGCAATTGATGTTGTTCCTTTTGTCCCAGTTTCAAATGTTACAATGGAAGATTGTGTAAAAATATCTGAACAATTCGCAGAAATTATATCTAAGGAATTAAATGTCCCTGTTTATTTATATGAATACTCTGCTCGCAAACCAGAAAGAAAAAGTCTTTCTAATATTCGTCAGGGAGAATATGAAGGACTTCAAGAAAAATTAAAAGATCCAGAATGGATGCCCGACTTTGGAGAACCAATCTTCAATCCTAAACTTGGTGCTATTGTAACTGGTGCAAGATTTTTTTTAATTGCATATAATGTAAACATTAAATCGAATGATATTAAATTTGCTAAAGAAATAAGTGAAGTACTTCGTGAAAGTGGTTATCCAAAACGAGATCAGAATGGCAATATCATAAAAATTGATGGTAAAACTGTAAGAGTTCCAGGAAGATTAAAAGAAGTAAAAGCAATGGGAGTATTTTTAGAAAAATATAACATTACTCAGGTGTCAATGAATTTAACGAATTATAATGTAACGCCTATTCATCTTGCTTTTGAAGAAGTCAAGAAAGAAGCAAATAGACTTGGAGTTGAAGTATATGGAAGTGAAATAGTTGGTTTAGTACCACTCCAAGCAATTTTGAATGCAGGAAAATTTTATACAAATTATAAAGAGAATAATGAAACAAAGTTAGTAGAAGCAGCAATAGAAAATTTAGGACTGAATTCACTCAACAAGTTTATACCAGAAGAAAAAATTATTGAATATATGATTAAATAA
- the hutI gene encoding imidazolonepropionase, whose amino-acid sequence MKKLIKFPSLIITVNTNGKNLKRGKELNDISPVTDHSILIEDGFIKDIIPNTSLNKIHVDEVIDIKDKIVLPGLIECHTHAAFVGSRANEFIQRLNGMSYEQILNNGGGIISTVNAVRNSSYDELISILKPKIDHFITQGITTLEIKSGYGLSYYDEIKLLQVIDFFKKNSKIDIISTFLGAHVFPLEYKNDHSGYLKLIIDELLPYIKKNNLSEFVDVYCEKSAFNIEETELILSKAQKLNYKIRLHTNQFNSIGGIQLAIKFKALSVDHLEVITENEILEISKSDTVAVLLPGVSFFSKTDYAPARKLIDNNAIVALSTDYNPGTSNIINLHLIMSLAAINMNMSPEEIISAVTINAAKALDISNITGSIETGKQADFAIFDTKDYRDIIYNIGQNLNLMTIKKGEIIYKKL is encoded by the coding sequence ATGAAAAAATTAATAAAATTCCCATCTCTAATAATAACAGTGAATACTAATGGAAAAAATCTTAAAAGAGGCAAAGAATTAAATGATATTTCCCCCGTTACTGATCATTCTATTTTGATTGAAGATGGATTTATTAAAGACATAATTCCAAACACATCATTAAATAAAATTCATGTGGATGAAGTAATTGATATTAAAGATAAAATAGTTTTACCTGGACTTATAGAATGTCATACACATGCTGCTTTTGTTGGAAGCAGAGCAAATGAATTTATACAAAGATTAAATGGAATGAGCTACGAGCAAATATTAAACAACGGTGGTGGAATAATCTCAACAGTTAATGCTGTAAGAAATTCTTCTTATGATGAATTGATAAGCATTTTAAAACCTAAAATCGATCACTTTATTACTCAAGGAATTACAACACTCGAAATTAAAAGTGGTTATGGTCTTAGTTATTACGACGAAATTAAATTATTGCAAGTTATAGATTTCTTCAAAAAAAATTCAAAAATAGATATTATTTCAACATTTCTTGGAGCTCACGTATTCCCCTTAGAATATAAAAACGATCATTCAGGCTATCTGAAATTAATTATTGATGAATTACTGCCTTACATTAAAAAAAATAATTTATCGGAATTTGTTGATGTATATTGTGAAAAATCTGCTTTTAATATCGAAGAAACAGAATTAATCTTATCAAAAGCACAAAAACTTAATTATAAAATCCGTCTTCATACAAATCAATTTAATAGTATTGGTGGCATTCAGCTTGCAATTAAATTTAAGGCTCTTTCAGTTGACCATTTAGAAGTTATTACAGAAAACGAAATATTAGAAATTTCAAAAAGTGATACAGTAGCAGTGTTATTACCTGGAGTATCATTTTTTTCTAAAACTGATTATGCACCAGCAAGAAAATTAATTGATAACAATGCTATTGTTGCTTTATCTACAGACTATAATCCAGGAACATCAAACATTATTAATTTACATTTAATAATGAGTCTCGCAGCTATAAATATGAATATGAGTCCCGAAGAAATTATATCAGCAGTAACTATAAATGCTGCAAAAGCATTAGATATAAGTAATATTACTGGAAGTATAGAAACAGGCAAACAAGCTGATTTTGCTATTTTTGACACTAAAGACTATCGAGACATAATTTATAATATTGGACAAAACTTAAATTTAATGACAATTAAAAAAGGTGAAATCATTTACAAGAAATTATAG
- the glgA gene encoding glycogen synthase GlgA, which translates to MPSKLKILFATSEVVPFIKTGGLADVSSALPQKLYELGHDVRLIVPKYGAIDERKFKIHEVVRLKDIKINIGEKEVIFSLRSSFLIGEKVRVQIYFLDNPEYFGSRHSLYADPLTGEDYPDNDERFILFSRAVFELITKLGWTPDVIHCNDWQCGLIPAYLKTMYKDDPQYASVKTLFTIHNITYQGIFPKESFAKTSLPQQLASEKGVFHNGKLNFLKSGLVFADMINTVSETYAKELCENKEFGAGLHEILSKRKKDIFGVVNGIDTSIWNPQLDKKIPKQYSLRNIDAKKDNKKALADNFNFQYDENIPVIGIISRLTEEKGMDLLEESFKQLMELDMHLVLLGTGDKKYNKFFTSMSTKYSNKFSCFIGFDDDLAHLIEAGSDMFLIPSKYEPCGLNQMYSLVYGTVPIVHKTGGLADTIIPYNEKNGSGNGFVFEKYTVSAMISEIKKAIKIFTNDKDTWRTLMKNGMKSDFSWLNSAKKYIEFYKKLTEKN; encoded by the coding sequence ATGCCATCAAAATTAAAAATTCTTTTTGCTACCTCCGAAGTTGTTCCTTTCATAAAAACTGGCGGATTAGCTGATGTATCTTCTGCATTACCGCAAAAATTATACGAATTGGGGCATGATGTTAGACTTATTGTACCAAAATATGGAGCGATTGACGAAAGGAAATTCAAAATTCATGAAGTAGTAAGATTAAAGGATATTAAAATCAATATTGGCGAAAAAGAAGTAATTTTTTCTTTAAGATCTTCCTTTTTAATTGGAGAAAAAGTACGTGTACAAATTTACTTCTTGGATAATCCAGAATATTTTGGGAGTCGTCATAGTTTATATGCTGATCCATTAACAGGAGAAGATTATCCCGATAACGACGAAAGATTTATTTTATTTTCACGAGCTGTATTTGAATTAATTACTAAATTGGGCTGGACTCCAGATGTAATTCATTGTAATGATTGGCAATGTGGATTAATACCTGCATATTTAAAAACTATGTATAAAGATGATCCCCAATATGCTTCTGTTAAAACTCTTTTTACAATTCATAATATTACATATCAGGGAATTTTTCCAAAAGAATCTTTTGCTAAAACTTCATTACCACAGCAATTAGCGAGCGAAAAAGGAGTCTTCCATAATGGTAAATTAAATTTTTTGAAAAGTGGTTTGGTCTTTGCTGATATGATTAATACAGTAAGCGAAACTTATGCAAAAGAATTGTGTGAGAATAAAGAATTTGGTGCAGGTTTACACGAGATTTTATCCAAACGTAAAAAAGATATTTTTGGTGTTGTAAATGGAATAGATACTTCCATCTGGAATCCACAATTAGATAAAAAAATTCCAAAACAATATTCTTTAAGAAATATTGATGCAAAAAAAGATAATAAAAAAGCACTGGCAGATAACTTTAATTTTCAATACGATGAAAATATTCCTGTTATTGGAATAATTTCAAGATTAACAGAAGAGAAAGGAATGGATCTTTTAGAAGAATCTTTCAAGCAATTAATGGAACTGGATATGCATTTAGTTTTGTTAGGAACAGGTGATAAAAAGTATAACAAATTCTTTACAAGTATGTCAACAAAGTATTCAAATAAATTTTCTTGCTTTATTGGATTTGATGACGATTTAGCTCATTTGATAGAAGCAGGTAGCGATATGTTTTTGATTCCATCAAAATATGAACCGTGTGGTTTAAATCAAATGTATAGTCTTGTGTATGGAACAGTTCCAATTGTTCATAAAACTGGTGGACTGGCAGACACAATAATTCCGTACAACGAGAAAAATGGTTCTGGTAATGGATTTGTTTTTGAAAAGTATACTGTTTCTGCAATGATTTCTGAAATTAAAAAAGCTATAAAGATATTTACAAACGATAAAGATACCTGGCGAACTTTGATGAAAAATGGAATGAAATCAGATTTCTCCTGGCTTAACTCTGCTAAGAAGTATATTGAATTTTATAAAAAACTTACTGAAAAAAATTAA
- a CDS encoding D-glycero-alpha-D-manno-heptose-1,7-bisphosphate 7-phosphatase, whose protein sequence is MLYPALFLDRDGTINHDTGYIKEPASVTLINGVATNLKKLKEQFGFKLIVVSNQAGVSKGLMTIQDVEAVNNRIIELLKNEGVEIDAIYYCPYHPDFDPPEKTNCRKPSPLMILKAAEEHNIDLSKSFMIGDRGSDIEAGINANVKTILLRTTLSDEEISNLINQGKKPNFVANSFDDIYNFITQCLAEEN, encoded by the coding sequence ATGTTATATCCTGCATTATTTTTAGATAGAGATGGTACAATTAATCACGACACAGGTTATATAAAAGAACCTGCGTCTGTGACTTTAATAAATGGAGTTGCTACAAATCTTAAAAAGTTAAAAGAACAATTTGGATTCAAACTAATTGTTGTATCGAATCAGGCAGGTGTTTCAAAGGGATTAATGACAATTCAAGATGTTGAAGCTGTTAATAATCGCATAATAGAATTATTGAAAAATGAAGGTGTTGAAATTGATGCAATTTATTATTGTCCATACCATCCTGATTTTGATCCACCAGAAAAAACAAATTGTCGGAAACCTTCTCCATTAATGATTTTAAAAGCAGCTGAAGAACACAATATTGATTTATCAAAATCTTTTATGATTGGAGATCGAGGAAGTGATATTGAAGCTGGTATTAATGCAAACGTAAAAACAATTTTATTAAGAACAACTTTAAGTGATGAAGAAATTTCTAACTTGATAAATCAAGGTAAAAAGCCCAATTTTGTAGCTAACAGTTTTGATGATATTTATAATTTTATAACTCAGTGCTTAGCGGAGGAAAATTAA
- a CDS encoding DNRLRE domain-containing protein encodes MNNLLKCLKLCLFNFFLILLISGCNSDPTSVGYNLLEDVNKIKLNEFDTNVKNVKTNSYTYKKTISLGVADKLLLGKNSFVESSFLLRFSIYLADSIVNKIKENKLQIVETWMDMKVKYSLGDKSLPFDFTVHQVRNDWSSEGFNYDSLKVLNYDATDVSYQKSITDTLVKFNLNQNAIFEWLKYSVDSTSAPKNYGLLFKPTPNTQRFLGFQAYQLTSDVDVPTLYIVFEQPSVFKDTILVSPYMDISVVNGTEINSPNDIVLQGSLGYKGYLYFDISDLPKNIIISKATLELSVDTLKTIDGSPSSNSILVKILEDSTNKTYTSDSSYYSTLSRTGNLYSGDISWMVQKWISNEVENQGLELYLADEVSSVARIWLYGSKNSEALRPRLKIYYLQK; translated from the coding sequence TTGAATAATTTATTGAAATGTTTGAAGCTCTGTTTATTTAACTTTTTTTTGATATTATTAATCTCTGGTTGTAATAGCGATCCCACATCTGTTGGATATAATCTTCTGGAAGATGTAAATAAAATAAAGTTAAATGAATTTGATACAAACGTAAAAAATGTTAAAACAAATTCTTACACATATAAAAAAACAATTTCACTTGGAGTAGCAGATAAATTATTGCTTGGTAAAAATTCATTTGTAGAATCTTCTTTTCTATTGCGTTTTAGTATTTACTTAGCAGATTCTATTGTTAATAAAATAAAGGAAAATAAGCTTCAAATTGTTGAAACCTGGATGGATATGAAAGTTAAATATTCACTTGGTGATAAATCGTTACCATTTGATTTCACTGTACATCAAGTTAGAAACGATTGGAGTTCAGAAGGATTTAACTACGATAGTCTTAAAGTTTTAAATTATGATGCTACTGATGTTTCATATCAAAAAAGTATTACAGATACACTCGTTAAATTTAATTTGAATCAGAATGCAATTTTTGAATGGTTAAAATATTCTGTCGATTCAACATCAGCTCCCAAAAATTATGGTTTATTATTTAAACCAACACCAAATACTCAACGTTTCTTGGGATTTCAAGCTTATCAATTAACAAGCGATGTAGATGTACCAACTTTATATATCGTATTTGAACAACCATCTGTTTTTAAAGATACAATATTAGTTTCTCCTTATATGGATATTAGTGTTGTGAATGGTACAGAAATTAATTCACCTAACGACATTGTTCTTCAGGGAAGTCTTGGATATAAAGGATATTTATATTTTGATATTAGTGATTTACCTAAGAATATTATCATAAGTAAAGCAACTTTAGAATTAAGTGTCGATACTTTAAAAACTATTGATGGTAGTCCTTCTTCAAATTCAATTTTAGTAAAAATCTTAGAAGATAGTACAAATAAAACTTATACTTCAGATAGCTCTTATTATTCAACATTAAGCAGGACAGGGAATTTATATAGTGGAGATATTTCGTGGATGGTTCAAAAATGGATTAGCAATGAAGTAGAAAATCAAGGCTTGGAATTATACCTTGCAGACGAAGTTTCTTCTGTTGCACGTATCTGGCTTTATGGTAGTAAGAATTCTGAAGCTTTGCGTCCAAGATTAAAAATTTATTACTTACAAAAATAA